A genomic stretch from Candidatus Schekmanbacteria bacterium includes:
- a CDS encoding transglutaminase domain-containing protein yields MKNLLIYKKILLLMVTCVFILSCSKGSNNESVEPIQTKSEHNEQSSDLKIFSDQWFGFYFKGNKLGYLHSIGARMSGGYMCKSYGVVSMQTEPGISQQTSISEQVYMDNNYNLTGFTYVLNAGANRISLTGSVDGKTMQTVIETGGKTEVSREDISGPLFSSVSFKIKSIREGIKPGTKYDGNVYFQPMKKIAAMSVRVGDEGEIEISGKKLKVFPVYEEIGGFKSTSWVSANGDIIKEESFEGFELIADNENNAKRLDSTMHAGQFLKLAQVKTDKEIEEPSRTNTIKIQFCGLGNKAKIPERDYQTVSSEEYESGSGGKKSVTVEIVKPKVGTFKTLVLPITFYQQYLKPTQFIQSDNEKIKKIAADILGKSGNDSVRFIRSGLEWQKDNIGTSMTENFTALDTLKSGEGECQSNANLFSAIMRAGSVPCRIVTGIVYPEEGSGFMYHAWCEVYIGKWIAVDPTFKQFPADATHVILADGDIFSQIGIINFIDNSGIKVLKVSYD; encoded by the coding sequence ATGAAAAACTTGCTGATATATAAAAAGATTCTTCTTTTAATGGTGACATGCGTTTTTATTCTTTCATGCAGCAAAGGAAGCAACAATGAAAGTGTAGAGCCAATTCAAACCAAGTCAGAACATAATGAACAATCGTCAGATCTAAAAATCTTTTCAGATCAGTGGTTTGGATTTTATTTCAAGGGGAATAAACTAGGGTATCTTCACAGCATTGGAGCCCGGATGTCAGGAGGTTATATGTGTAAATCTTATGGAGTAGTGAGTATGCAGACTGAGCCCGGGATTTCACAGCAGACATCAATAAGCGAACAAGTATATATGGATAATAATTATAATCTTACCGGTTTTACGTATGTTTTAAATGCCGGTGCAAATCGCATTTCATTGACAGGGAGTGTTGACGGAAAAACAATGCAGACCGTCATTGAAACCGGCGGCAAAACTGAAGTTAGCAGAGAAGATATCAGTGGACCGCTTTTCTCCTCTGTTTCTTTTAAAATTAAGTCTATCAGGGAAGGAATAAAACCGGGGACAAAATATGATGGGAATGTCTATTTCCAGCCAATGAAAAAGATAGCTGCCATGAGTGTCCGCGTTGGTGATGAAGGTGAAATTGAGATTTCCGGAAAGAAACTGAAGGTCTTTCCGGTATATGAAGAGATAGGTGGATTTAAATCAACATCATGGGTTAGCGCAAATGGAGATATAATCAAGGAAGAGTCTTTTGAAGGATTCGAGCTTATAGCTGACAATGAAAATAACGCCAAACGACTTGACTCAACAATGCATGCCGGTCAGTTTCTTAAGCTTGCCCAGGTCAAGACAGATAAGGAAATAGAGGAACCTTCAAGGACAAATACCATTAAAATCCAATTCTGCGGTCTCGGAAACAAAGCAAAGATTCCGGAAAGGGATTATCAGACCGTTTCTTCCGAAGAATATGAATCAGGATCAGGGGGTAAAAAATCAGTAACAGTTGAAATAGTGAAACCTAAAGTTGGAACTTTTAAGACTCTTGTGCTTCCAATAACTTTTTATCAGCAGTATTTGAAACCGACCCAGTTCATCCAAAGCGACAATGAAAAAATAAAAAAAATAGCAGCTGACATTTTAGGAAAATCCGGCAATGATTCAGTAAGATTTATCCGGTCTGGTCTTGAATGGCAAAAGGACAACATAGGAACGAGCATGACTGAAAATTTTACGGCACTTGATACCTTAAAGAGCGGAGAGGGTGAATGTCAGTCAAATGCAAATCTATTTTCTGCAATAATGCGTGCAGGATCTGTTCCATGCAGGATTGTTACCGGGATTGTTTATCCTGAAGAGGGAAGCGGATTTATGTATCATGCATGGTGTGAGGTTTATATCGGTAAATGGATTGCGGTTGATCCTACATTTAAACAGTTCCCTGCTGACGCGACTCATGTTATTCTCGCAGATGGTGACATTTTCTCCCAGATAGGGATAATTAATTTTATTGATAACTCAGGGATAAAAGTTTTAAAGGTTAGTTATGATTAG
- the dksA gene encoding RNA polymerase-binding protein DksA produces the protein MPVKKKKKVVKKPKVIVKEKKQSLDKYSEIKKILELRKSEILKDVEGAFSSSLHSETEAYPDLTDLASAESDRNFTIRIRERERNLLKKIDQALEQIRNGNFGICEGCGEEIGIKRLMARPVATLCIKCKTEAEREEKARNL, from the coding sequence ATGCCTGTAAAAAAGAAGAAAAAAGTAGTGAAAAAACCAAAGGTGATTGTAAAAGAAAAGAAACAATCCCTTGATAAGTACTCTGAAATAAAGAAGATACTCGAATTGAGAAAGTCTGAAATTTTGAAAGATGTAGAAGGAGCATTCAGTTCAAGTCTTCATTCTGAAACAGAGGCATACCCTGATTTAACAGACCTCGCTAGCGCAGAATCAGACCGGAATTTTACAATCAGGATAAGAGAGAGAGAAAGAAATCTTCTCAAAAAAATAGACCAGGCATTGGAACAAATAAGAAATGGAAATTTCGGGATCTGTGAAGGCTGCGGTGAGGAAATTGGTATAAAACGTCTTATGGCAAGGCCTGTAGCAACGCTCTGTATTAAGTGTAAGACAGAAGCTGAAAGAGAAGAAAAGGCAAGAAACCTCTGA
- a CDS encoding bifunctional (p)ppGpp synthetase/guanosine-3',5'-bis(diphosphate) 3'-pyrophosphohydrolase has product MIRCEDLIEKMNTYIPEMDETIVRKAYVFAAKAHRDQLRASGEPYLSHPLEVASILTDLRMDMDTVAAGILHDTIENTPVTLEEITAMFNQTVALLVDGVTKIGQIEYKSFEERQSENFRKMIIAMAKDIRVVLIKLADRLHNIRTLQYLSETKRKLIAQETLEIYAPIANRLGIGWMKWELEDESLRYLKPDLYYELAKNVRKKRRERLKYIEEVRDIIYNHLSNAGLILRVEGRPKHLYSIYQKMQRRHISFDEVYDLMAFRVITKSIKDCYAALGVVHSLWTPIPGRFKDYIAMPKPNMYQSLHTTVMGPSGNRIEIQIRTDQMHEVAERGIAAHWGYKEGKNIAEVKGDEFNWLQQILNWQRDLKDPKEFMESLKQELFTEEVYVFTPKGEVKCFPRGATVVDFAYSIHTDVGHRCTGARVNGKIVPLKYQMKSGDTVEILTAQNRYPSKDWLNFVITSRAQNKIKVFLREEESGRSLNLGRTLIEKELKKYDVSLSKAVDTDDFKKACSSVGYTKPENLFIAAGYGKISPNAFVQKLLPDAKIDKAAGDEESSYEKFKDKIKKIIRKDDSAGIKIKEIDNILIRFAKCCSPVPGDNIKGFITRGRGVTVHKDDCALLNKIDIDPARRINVEWDLKIETTRPVKVCVTSQNKKGLLAKVTAIISGNNINIVSANVTTIEHGNAVMTFVIEVKNVKQLNKALLTIKDLDGVVDVERAGISESSINTEGLKSE; this is encoded by the coding sequence ATGATTAGATGTGAAGACCTTATAGAGAAGATGAACACATATATACCGGAAATGGATGAAACCATAGTACGGAAGGCATATGTGTTTGCAGCTAAAGCACACAGAGACCAGTTGCGTGCCTCTGGAGAGCCCTATCTTTCTCACCCTCTTGAAGTAGCATCAATACTTACCGATCTCAGAATGGATATGGATACGGTTGCGGCAGGCATTCTCCACGATACCATAGAAAATACACCGGTTACACTCGAAGAGATAACGGCAATGTTTAACCAGACAGTTGCGCTGCTCGTTGATGGAGTTACCAAGATAGGACAGATTGAATACAAGTCCTTTGAGGAGCGGCAGAGTGAGAATTTCAGGAAGATGATTATTGCCATGGCGAAGGATATTCGTGTTGTTTTGATTAAACTTGCAGACAGACTGCACAACATCAGAACATTGCAGTACCTCTCTGAAACAAAACGAAAGCTTATTGCACAGGAAACTCTTGAGATATACGCACCGATTGCCAACAGGCTTGGTATAGGATGGATGAAATGGGAACTTGAAGATGAATCGCTTAGATACCTTAAGCCTGATCTTTATTATGAACTTGCCAAAAATGTAAGGAAGAAAAGAAGGGAACGGTTAAAGTATATAGAAGAAGTAAGAGATATTATTTATAATCATCTCAGCAATGCCGGCCTTATCCTGCGGGTTGAAGGAAGACCCAAGCATCTCTACAGCATTTACCAGAAAATGCAGCGCAGACACATAAGCTTTGATGAAGTTTATGACCTCATGGCGTTCAGGGTAATTACCAAATCAATCAAGGATTGTTATGCAGCACTCGGAGTAGTTCACTCCCTCTGGACCCCGATCCCGGGAAGGTTCAAAGATTACATAGCCATGCCAAAACCGAATATGTATCAGTCGCTTCACACTACAGTCATGGGACCGAGCGGAAACAGAATAGAGATACAGATCCGGACTGATCAGATGCATGAAGTGGCTGAAAGAGGAATTGCGGCTCACTGGGGATACAAGGAAGGGAAAAACATTGCAGAAGTTAAAGGAGACGAATTCAACTGGCTTCAGCAGATCCTGAACTGGCAAAGGGATCTTAAAGATCCGAAGGAATTTATGGAAAGCCTGAAACAGGAGCTTTTTACGGAAGAGGTCTATGTGTTCACTCCTAAGGGAGAGGTTAAATGTTTTCCAAGAGGAGCGACAGTGGTTGATTTCGCTTATTCCATCCATACCGATGTAGGCCATAGATGTACCGGTGCAAGGGTGAATGGAAAGATTGTTCCCTTAAAATACCAGATGAAGAGCGGAGACACAGTCGAAATACTTACTGCACAAAACCGCTATCCAAGCAAAGACTGGCTCAATTTTGTCATTACATCGAGGGCGCAGAACAAGATCAAGGTTTTCCTGAGAGAGGAAGAGTCAGGAAGGAGCTTGAACCTTGGCAGGACGCTTATTGAAAAGGAATTGAAGAAGTATGATGTCAGTCTCTCCAAAGCAGTTGATACTGATGATTTCAAAAAGGCCTGCAGCAGCGTAGGATATACAAAACCTGAAAATTTGTTCATTGCGGCCGGCTATGGAAAAATATCTCCTAATGCCTTTGTGCAGAAGCTTCTTCCTGATGCGAAAATTGATAAGGCGGCAGGCGATGAAGAATCCAGCTACGAAAAGTTCAAGGACAAGATAAAAAAAATTATCAGGAAGGATGACTCTGCAGGAATAAAGATCAAGGAAATTGACAATATTCTAATAAGATTTGCAAAGTGCTGCAGTCCGGTTCCGGGTGATAATATAAAGGGTTTCATTACAAGAGGAAGAGGAGTGACAGTACACAAAGATGACTGTGCCCTGTTAAACAAAATAGATATAGATCCAGCTCGGAGAATAAATGTAGAGTGGGACCTTAAGATTGAAACTACACGTCCGGTCAAGGTTTGTGTAACTTCTCAGAACAAAAAAGGGTTACTGGCAAAGGTAACTGCAATAATTTCAGGAAATAATATAAATATAGTTTCCGCAAATGTTACTACCATTGAACATGGCAATGCTGTAATGACTTTTGTGATCGAAGTAAAGAATGTGAAACAATTGAACAAGGCATTGCTGACAATAAAAGATTTGGATGGTGTTGTTGATGTTGAAAGGGCAGGGATTTCTGAGAGTTCAATCAATACGGAGGGTTTAAAAAGTGAGTAA
- a CDS encoding HAMP domain-containing protein: MAIKFRKGYQQKLATRTILVFVVSVIIIYFIAGYLFYYINLNELDKDFGKKLIRVADAASEEITPYSIKLLSQASLSEADNNRLVKRLTPVMKSGDIEDITILNIKQVTVFDLIHPEMSGARNPNTYAYREEIEKAFKGIASYSPLYRGQDGHLYKSAFHPLTSEKGEVEFVIAVDANPQFLQLIDDILKWIAISGAASLCVTVFLSLLFANTVVKKVRKLEQVATQIKDGNFNVSIDSKGDDEIDQLAETFNHMISSISKKIEHNARLAAIGEMSAGIAHEIRNPLGSIQIYMDILRKKLESNKSDSEICDRVSKEIETLNNFITEFLVFSRPPSLDLRKHPVHSLIDEVTSQLPISPEKDKIEIIKEYTEEEAIINIDRDQIKRALFNVFINSIQAMKGKGTITIQTGRLNGALEPFNEADGNGQEEDSNFFCIKIRDNGPGIDEKNINKVFDPFFSTKNGGTGLGLSITQKIIKEHNGEIKIFSAGTGTEIAMYLPIW, encoded by the coding sequence ATGGCCATAAAATTCCGCAAAGGATATCAGCAGAAACTTGCTACGAGAACGATATTAGTTTTTGTAGTAAGTGTAATAATTATATACTTCATAGCCGGATATCTCTTTTATTACATAAATCTTAATGAGCTTGATAAGGACTTCGGTAAAAAACTTATAAGAGTTGCTGATGCAGCATCAGAGGAGATAACCCCGTACAGCATTAAATTATTAAGTCAGGCTTCACTTTCTGAAGCTGACAACAACAGGCTTGTTAAGAGACTGACACCAGTCATGAAATCCGGCGATATTGAAGACATCACAATATTAAATATAAAGCAGGTAACAGTTTTTGACCTTATACATCCTGAAATGTCTGGCGCGAGAAATCCCAATACTTATGCATACAGGGAAGAGATAGAAAAAGCATTTAAAGGCATAGCTTCCTATTCCCCATTGTACAGAGGACAGGATGGACATCTTTATAAATCAGCTTTCCATCCTTTAACAAGCGAAAAGGGGGAAGTAGAATTCGTTATAGCTGTTGATGCCAACCCGCAGTTTCTGCAGCTTATTGATGATATTCTTAAATGGATAGCCATTTCAGGTGCTGCAAGTTTATGTGTAACAGTGTTCCTGAGCCTGCTGTTTGCCAACACTGTTGTAAAAAAAGTCAGGAAACTTGAGCAGGTTGCTACTCAGATTAAAGACGGCAATTTTAATGTCTCAATAGACTCGAAAGGCGACGACGAAATAGACCAGCTTGCTGAAACATTTAACCACATGATTAGTTCAATAAGTAAAAAGATTGAACATAATGCAAGGCTTGCAGCTATTGGTGAAATGTCTGCGGGTATTGCGCATGAAATCAGAAACCCGCTCGGGAGCATCCAGATTTACATGGATATCCTGAGAAAAAAGCTCGAAAGCAACAAATCTGATTCTGAAATTTGTGACAGGGTTTCAAAAGAAATAGAGACGCTAAACAATTTCATAACAGAGTTTCTTGTTTTTTCCAGACCTCCTTCTCTGGATTTGAGGAAACATCCGGTACACTCACTTATAGACGAAGTAACATCGCAGCTGCCAATTTCTCCTGAAAAAGACAAAATAGAAATCATAAAAGAATATACTGAAGAGGAAGCGATTATAAACATTGATAGAGATCAGATAAAAAGAGCATTGTTTAACGTATTCATAAATTCCATTCAGGCAATGAAGGGTAAAGGAACAATAACAATTCAGACGGGACGTTTAAATGGAGCTTTGGAACCATTTAATGAGGCTGATGGTAATGGTCAGGAAGAGGATAGCAACTTTTTTTGTATTAAAATAAGAGATAACGGCCCGGGCATTGATGAAAAAAACATAAATAAAGTCTTTGATCCTTTTTTCAGCACAAAGAATGGAGGAACCGGGCTTGGTCTTTCAATTACTCAAAAGATAATTAAAGAACATAACGGAGAAATAAAAATATTCTCCGCAGGTACTGGCACGGAAATTGCTATGTATTTGCCTATATGGTAG
- a CDS encoding sigma 54-interacting transcriptional regulator produces MSLQNTILLVDDNKSFREGLSISLKDEGYSIQEAESGTSALEILKNKRPDIVVADIRMPEMDGIELLKKMKELEVDSPVIIMTAHASIDVAVEAMRQGAFDFIEKPFRAKDLELKIKKGLEKLSLLKEVKRLSRENEYLKMEAKSRYNTDEIIGNSEKMQVVYALLEKVSSSNSNVLILGESGTGKELAARAIHYKSSRSTKPFIKINCSVYPEGLLESELFGHEKGSFSGALKSRIGRFEMADGGTIFIDEIGDVTPQVQIKLLRVLQEKEFERIGDNKTRHVDVRIIAATNKNIEELIKKGEFREDLYYRLNVISIHLPPLRERREDIPLLVNHFIEKCQGENGPARKNKIISISPEALEELKKYSWPGNIRELENVIERAIVMAEGSVIEIHDLPLGIKLSSLTAPPYSKTDDSSLTDAIEGYEKELIGKAFSSCNGGISKTADVLGVERNALRYKLKKYGFIMLFIAALTFLFPVKVLYAGNVDIKNKLDILWSKISEAKVNIGNIEKTQIGIENKSVAISENIEIIKRNSPGIKFTAGSKLDPLLNEINSLSKEYSSLQKRKSTVRKNIISYAHEFQSLGNIRLKELTVEFENLENLEDPNIRKKTLIEILTLEKQISETGSLIADKVAKKDSEDINISIKMSDDENDIDEITEDLEYLDDNINVLLKSLQNLHNELDYLYTAKDAKIRMLGIIKKLQAGDRFSPTESINASNIQNDIDEIDMHINGIKKSISGYEHQLAELKTISIKLNSRITNLTGPKTETHSESDFTNNPHNKQNVR; encoded by the coding sequence ATGAGCTTACAAAATACAATACTTTTGGTCGACGATAATAAAAGCTTCAGGGAAGGACTGTCCATCTCACTGAAAGATGAGGGATATTCAATTCAGGAAGCTGAAAGCGGCACGTCTGCACTAGAGATACTTAAAAACAAGCGGCCGGATATTGTAGTAGCTGATATCAGAATGCCTGAAATGGATGGCATCGAACTGCTCAAAAAGATGAAGGAACTTGAAGTTGACTCTCCCGTGATAATAATGACTGCCCATGCCTCAATTGATGTTGCAGTAGAGGCAATGAGGCAGGGAGCATTTGATTTTATAGAAAAACCTTTCCGTGCAAAAGACCTTGAGCTAAAGATTAAAAAAGGGCTGGAAAAGCTCTCCCTGCTGAAGGAAGTCAAGAGACTCTCAAGGGAAAATGAGTACCTCAAGATGGAGGCAAAAAGCCGTTACAATACTGATGAGATAATAGGGAATAGCGAGAAAATGCAGGTTGTTTATGCTCTCCTGGAAAAAGTCTCATCCAGCAACTCGAACGTGCTTATATTAGGGGAAAGCGGAACTGGAAAGGAACTTGCGGCAAGAGCTATTCATTACAAGAGCAGCCGCAGTACAAAACCTTTTATAAAAATAAACTGCAGCGTCTATCCTGAAGGCCTTCTTGAAAGCGAACTTTTTGGACATGAGAAAGGATCATTTTCCGGGGCATTGAAATCAAGGATAGGAAGATTCGAGATGGCGGACGGAGGAACAATCTTTATCGACGAGATAGGAGATGTAACACCACAGGTTCAGATTAAGCTTCTTCGTGTTCTTCAGGAAAAAGAGTTTGAAAGGATAGGAGACAATAAAACCCGCCATGTTGATGTTAGGATAATAGCTGCTACAAATAAAAACATCGAAGAATTAATAAAAAAGGGGGAATTTCGTGAGGATCTTTATTACAGGCTTAACGTTATTTCAATTCATCTGCCGCCGTTGAGGGAAAGGAGGGAGGATATCCCTCTTCTCGTAAATCATTTTATTGAAAAATGTCAGGGAGAAAACGGACCGGCAAGAAAAAATAAAATCATCTCTATTTCTCCGGAAGCTCTAGAAGAATTAAAAAAATATAGCTGGCCCGGCAATATCAGAGAGCTTGAAAATGTTATTGAAAGAGCAATTGTCATGGCTGAAGGGTCAGTTATCGAAATCCACGACCTGCCTCTGGGAATTAAGTTATCTTCTTTAACAGCACCTCCATATAGCAAAACAGATGACTCCAGCCTTACAGACGCCATAGAAGGTTATGAAAAAGAGCTGATAGGAAAAGCATTCAGCAGCTGTAATGGGGGAATTTCCAAAACTGCAGATGTGCTTGGTGTGGAGCGTAATGCGCTCCGGTATAAACTGAAAAAATATGGATTCATCATGCTCTTCATTGCCGCACTTACCTTCTTATTCCCTGTAAAAGTTCTATATGCCGGCAACGTTGATATTAAAAATAAATTAGATATCCTGTGGAGTAAAATATCAGAAGCAAAGGTGAATATTGGTAATATTGAAAAAACACAAATCGGAATAGAGAACAAGTCAGTTGCAATCTCTGAAAATATAGAAATAATCAAAAGAAACTCCCCTGGAATAAAGTTTACAGCGGGAAGCAAACTCGATCCTCTTTTAAATGAAATAAACTCATTGTCAAAGGAATACTCATCCCTCCAGAAAAGGAAATCTACAGTCAGGAAAAATATTATCTCCTATGCCCATGAATTTCAAAGTCTTGGGAATATTCGTTTGAAGGAACTGACTGTAGAATTTGAGAATCTAGAAAACCTGGAGGACCCAAATATCAGAAAGAAAACTCTCATCGAAATTCTGACACTTGAAAAGCAGATAAGTGAAACAGGTAGTCTTATCGCAGACAAAGTTGCCAAAAAAGACTCTGAAGACATTAATATAAGCATAAAAATGTCAGATGATGAAAACGACATTGATGAAATCACTGAAGATCTGGAATATCTTGATGATAACATCAATGTTCTGTTAAAATCCTTACAAAATCTTCATAATGAACTTGATTATTTATACACAGCCAAAGACGCCAAGATAAGGATGCTGGGAATAATAAAAAAATTACAGGCTGGTGACCGTTTCAGCCCGACTGAATCGATAAATGCATCTAATATACAGAATGACATCGATGAAATTGACATGCATATAAACGGAATAAAAAAAAGTATTTCAGGTTATGAGCATCAGTTAGCTGAATTGAAAACAATATCGATCAAATTGAATTCGCGTATCACGAACCTTACGGGACCAAAGACTGAAACCCATAGCGAGAGCGACTTTACTAACAACCCTCATAACAAGCAGAATGTCCGCTAA
- a CDS encoding DUF2007 domain-containing protein — MDHHYKDMVEIFNTTEESEFLVLKSLLESEGISLECQSNKVPQFPVNIDGLGLIRIFVKKEDAVRARNILKAEFNKKLSKND; from the coding sequence ATGGACCATCATTATAAAGATATGGTTGAAATATTTAATACGACTGAAGAGAGTGAATTTTTAGTACTAAAGTCCTTGCTCGAAAGTGAAGGGATAAGTCTCGAATGTCAGTCAAACAAGGTCCCTCAATTCCCTGTAAATATTGACGGGCTGGGGTTAATAAGGATTTTTGTAAAAAAAGAAGATGCCGTACGTGCCAGGAATATACTGAAAGCAGAATTCAATAAGAAACTCAGCAAGAACGATTGA
- a CDS encoding NAD(P)H-hydrate dehydratase, whose translation MTMPVATGSQMREIDRITIDERGIPGITLMENAGQGVAHAVRKYLGPLHDKNIVVVCGKGNNGGDGMVVARLLSKECPSLQIFLLADEKELKGDALENYRRARTEEIRVAELKNSKDLIGKSLGNLEEADIIIDAIFGTGINGPVKGFYGEVIELINRTSAKVVSIDVPSGLSSDSGEVFEPAVHAFMTVTLGLPKVSSIVYPAASLYGHLEIADIGIPDEVVKGTSFNINLIEKEDVASLIPVRQRDAHKGDFGHLLIVGGSPGKSGAVIMAANAALRSGAGLVTVVVPQSLDMVMECGLLEAMSLSLPETEDGTLSPKGVKQFLQFAKNKSVIAIGPGIGTNNETLEFLSSILSSVDIPVVLDADAINLVAKNPEILKNTKAEIVITPHPGEMARLAGIQSSEVQARRLEICNEVASKYNVTVVLKGKNSIISKCGRFAYINPTGNPGMASGGSGDVLTGVIAGLISQKIEPGDAAYAGTYIHGLAGDMAASATGEISLIARDIIEYIPEAIKECLK comes from the coding sequence ATGACTATGCCGGTTGCCACAGGCAGTCAGATGCGTGAGATTGACAGGATCACTATCGATGAGAGAGGAATTCCCGGGATTACATTGATGGAAAATGCAGGGCAGGGAGTTGCACATGCTGTCAGGAAGTATCTGGGACCACTACACGATAAGAATATTGTTGTTGTATGCGGCAAAGGTAATAATGGCGGTGATGGCATGGTAGTCGCCCGTTTACTTTCCAAAGAATGCCCTTCTCTCCAGATTTTTCTCCTTGCAGATGAAAAAGAACTTAAAGGCGATGCACTTGAAAATTATAGACGAGCAAGAACTGAAGAAATCAGGGTTGCCGAGTTAAAGAATTCGAAAGACCTGATTGGAAAGAGCCTCGGCAATTTAGAGGAAGCGGATATTATAATTGATGCCATATTCGGGACAGGCATAAACGGGCCGGTAAAGGGATTTTATGGTGAAGTCATAGAGCTTATTAATAGAACTTCCGCAAAGGTTGTATCAATTGATGTTCCTTCAGGGCTGTCATCCGATTCAGGTGAGGTTTTCGAACCGGCTGTACATGCTTTTATGACAGTGACCTTAGGTTTGCCCAAAGTATCTTCCATTGTTTATCCGGCGGCCTCACTTTACGGACATCTTGAGATTGCAGATATAGGTATACCTGATGAAGTTGTAAAGGGTACTAGCTTTAATATAAATCTTATTGAAAAGGAAGATGTGGCATCACTCATTCCCGTAAGACAAAGAGATGCACATAAGGGGGATTTTGGCCATCTGCTAATAGTGGGCGGCTCACCGGGAAAGAGCGGTGCAGTGATCATGGCGGCCAATGCAGCACTTCGGAGCGGTGCCGGGCTGGTAACGGTTGTTGTACCACAGAGTCTTGACATGGTAATGGAATGCGGACTTCTTGAAGCTATGTCACTTTCGCTTCCTGAAACCGAAGATGGAACCTTATCTCCCAAAGGTGTTAAACAGTTTCTGCAATTTGCAAAAAACAAAAGCGTTATAGCGATAGGCCCTGGGATAGGAACTAATAATGAGACGCTGGAATTTCTATCCTCTATACTTTCATCAGTAGATATTCCGGTTGTGTTAGATGCAGATGCGATTAACCTTGTTGCAAAAAATCCTGAAATATTAAAAAACACAAAGGCAGAGATTGTCATTACGCCACATCCCGGAGAGATGGCTCGTCTGGCCGGTATCCAGTCATCAGAGGTTCAGGCAAGAAGATTAGAAATCTGCAATGAAGTAGCTTCCAAATATAATGTTACTGTGGTGCTAAAGGGGAAAAATTCCATTATCTCAAAATGCGGAAGGTTTGCTTATATTAATCCAACCGGAAATCCCGGCATGGCTTCAGGAGGGAGCGGAGATGTGCTTACTGGTGTTATAGCCGGTCTCATTTCACAGAAGATAGAGCCTGGAGATGCAGCATATGCCGGTACATATATCCACGGACTTGCGGGTGATATGGCTGCTTCTGCAACAGGGGAGATTTCTTTGATTGCACGGGATATAATAGAGTATATACCGGAAGCTATTAAGGAATGCCTTAAATGA
- a CDS encoding RidA family protein, which produces MSKLRIIKCQDAPAAIGPYSQAVTAGGFLFISGQIPIDPGTGSIVSGGIEEQTERVLKNIENILIYSGLGLFDVVKTTVYLNDLKNFEKFNGVYGKFFEIDPPARATVEVSNLPKGSLVEIDAIAVIK; this is translated from the coding sequence GTGAGTAAATTAAGAATTATTAAATGTCAGGATGCTCCGGCAGCAATAGGACCATATTCGCAGGCTGTAACAGCGGGCGGATTCCTTTTTATCTCAGGCCAGATACCGATTGATCCAGGCACAGGATCGATAGTCTCCGGTGGAATAGAGGAGCAGACTGAAAGAGTCCTAAAAAATATAGAGAATATCCTCATTTATTCAGGCCTTGGCCTTTTTGATGTTGTAAAGACAACTGTCTATTTGAATGATCTTAAAAATTTCGAGAAATTCAACGGGGTCTATGGAAAATTCTTTGAAATAGACCCTCCGGCAAGAGCTACCGTAGAGGTTTCTAATCTTCCCAAAGGAAGCCTTGTAGAGATAGATGCAATAGCTGTAATTAAATGA